In the Arachis hypogaea cultivar Tifrunner chromosome 20, arahy.Tifrunner.gnm2.J5K5, whole genome shotgun sequence genome, CGTTAATTTTTTATAGATTACTGagctatatttcttttttttttcaaatgttaTATAAAATTAGAAAACCACCCATTAGTCTATTTATTGAACAATTGATCACCAAAATGACATATTGGTCTatttatttaacaatttaatATATACTAAGAAAATAATGATAACGCCAACGAGTTATAATTTAAATGGTATAATCTTCTTATACTCACCTAGGAGATTGTGGGTTTGAGTCttcttatttttggtaaaaaataaaaaaaaatagtggcAACATCAAAGTTGTTGGGTTTgcgttttaaaataataataatgatggcaCATTTGCTAAGCTATGGTATGGAATTTTGTTTTGGAATTGATCTGAtgttaattgaattaatttaaattggtttGATTCATAGATTCAAATATAAATACTCAATTTTGTTATTGTCATTTCATCAACTTTTCATTGTTTCTCAATTATATTATGCGTCattgcttttatttattctaataaaagtTTCTCTAATATTatgaactaatttttttaaaactaaagttTAGATATATCTTAACTAAATTAAATCTATTTGTAAGTCAATTTAAATTTAACTCGTTAATAAATTAATAAGTCAAGTTTATAATTTTAtagctcaattttaattttaaatttaaattcatatattaaatgagtcaaatttaaatttaaataaactcAATTAgttgatctgtaaatttattcgattataaattatttattattatttatattaaaaattaatagtcAAAATTGTCCCTGAAAAATATTTCGATCTCTATTTTCGTTTACGAAAGATAAAATTTATCAAATTCGTCCCCAAAAGATAACCAACTTGATTACATTCGTCCTTTCGTCGTCTTCTTCGCTGAGGTGGCTAACATTCGCTGATGTGTTTCGTTAACTGCCAGCGTGGCAGACGCCAAATAATACTCTCTTGTTGTTGACAAGATAAGTATCTTAGTATCATTCAAATAAGTCCTTAAGTGGATGAACCATTATCCCAAATTTAATCATAAATAAGTTGCCGTCAACACTTAAATTGCCATATACTTGGGTAGAACCTGAAATTGTTGGTTCGCCGCGAGGATGGAGATAGGAAATGGAGGTCGTGGTGGTGGTTCGCCGTATCCATCGCACGACAATCATGGTTCCAGCGCTTCAATGCGAACGAAAAGGCAAACTCATGACGAATCATATTTCTGTGGATTGAAAATTGTGATTAAAAAAATCTGGGACAGCAGAAAACTCAGATAGATTGTTCCATGCATGTCCAAAGTACCGAGTAAGTGGTGTTGAAAAAAGTTAAAGATTTTTCATCTTGTTCTCTATTGTTgggtatttttcattttttttgttttatgcttttaaaaattgCAGAAGGACCGTTATTACAATTACTTTAAGTGGGTTGATGATAATGATTATCAAATAGTAGCTAAAGGTGATACAAAAAAAGATGTAGGAACTGATTTAGAGGTTGAAAGTAACTATGATGAATGGAGGATAAAGGTGGCATAGAGATTGAACAGTTTGGAAGCTGAAATTAGAACTTTGAAATTGCTAATGATTCTTATATTTGTGGTAATTGTAATTAGTGTGATACTTTGTTATTTGATATATACTTCCAAGTAAATTCAGTTCTCTTATTCAGTGGATTGGCATTGTATACAAGAATATAATGAAATGTAATGATGTATTGAATTGCATGGCTTGAATGAGAGTAGCTGTTTGAAATTAGTTGTTTAAGACTAAGTCCAAACTTTCTATTATTAACATTGTCAAATATTACAAATAAGTCACTATCATTGTCACTATAAGATATATTAAGTCATAAACAAACTAAGTAATCTTAGCATTGTCTTGCCATTAAAGGCTAATTATCATATTGTCTTAAAGAATAAATACCACAAAAAATTCATAAGGATTTCATGACACCACAAACCTAAAAGAAGGCTACACAAAAAAGGGCATATACAATTTTCAAAACACAAATAATCACAATGTTTAATATGATACTTCATTTGTCCTgtacagaaaatagaaaatagccCCATAAAAAAAACAGTCAATCACAACACATTTCTaactaatcaattttttttctcattcttcTTTTGCTAGTCAGTAATTCATGAGCATAATCCCATACCAACTCATACTGTGCTATCTTATCATTCTCCATAACTTTTCTAGCAGCTTTCAGAGCCCTAGTAATGTATGTGCTATTCAAATAGACATTACACTTTCTTACAAACCAATTGTAAACCTCTTGATGCTTCATAGTTGGATGCTTCCTAAGCAGGTACTAGTTTACTAAGTGTCCAGGTTTTGATGACAGCTCTATTTTTTCTCCTTCTTAGACAAGTGTAACTTTTAGCTAGAGTTTTAATTTGCCAAGTCCCGTCTTATTTGTTACATGCACAATACACTGTCCATAGACAATCTTCTATTTTACAAACAACTCTGATCCTAACTTTATCATTCTTTgtaaatgaaatatttatactCTACTAGATTATATAGTCCTTAGTAGCTTGTATAAAATCAGTTTTTGACTTAGATATCATACTAAGAAAAATTCAAACCCTTAATTACACTAAATCATACTAATATGTGCTTCTCTCTGACCTCAGACTTGTTCTTTTTTGCACTCCTATAAAGATTGTCTCCTAGAATTTTTGGGAGAATTGTATAATTCATCTTTAGCACTCTCATGAGTCATGAGAGCCACTATCCTCTTTCTGAATGAGAACTTCTTTTACATATCTTTCAGATCTTGTGAGTGTGCATCCACAGCTATTTCCTTTGTTCTTATTACCTTGTGAGTTCTTGGCTAGTTGAGATGATGTTTTAGGCTGAGGTGAAACTATGTTGGCTTGAAGGGTGGCCTTGGTAGGCTGACAGTGGAATTTTGTGGACTGCAAGGGAGCTTTCATAAGCTGAGAGGTAGTCTTGACGGATTTATATGTTGGTTTAATGAACTGAGAATTGGGTTTATTGTGCTTATTGGGCTGTGAGGCTGTTTCAGTGGGCTGAGAGGTTAGTTTGTTGGGTTGAAGGTGTAATTTAGTGGGCATCTTGCAGGCTAATTATGGTGCTTCTTAGTTTGGGAAGAATTCTTCTTCTTGCTACTCTCTGTTTCTACAATGATTATATCATCTTCCATGTTGTCAATTACACATGACTGTAAATGCAATTCTCAAAATATAGGTTGATCAAATCTCTTATAATCTTTGTACATTGCAAGCAAATTTGTATCTATCACCAATTTTTTCAATTTGGATGAAATGAAAATTTCAAGAACTATCTACTAACAGTGTCCAGCTTCAATATATTCCAATTCCTTATAGTGATTCATTACAAAAAACACATCTAATGTGTCTTTTTCAATACACATCAATACTTCTGTATTATCAGGTTTACATATCATTTTTCCATCCTCACACTTTTTAAACAACCCACCATGGTGAAACACGTCATGGGAGGACCCTCCCATTAATAAACGAATTTGCACTAGCTATTCTCTATGTGTTACCAACGACTAAACCCATTTTGTACCAATCAATCATAAGAAAACTTATCCTAAACCTAAAATAAACATGCAACAAACTAAAGTACCAtcaataaaatcaaatatttttaactaaaaatcatCACAGAGCCAGCAAAAATAAGGCATTCACACACACTAAAATGATAAATGAGTAGTCGCACAAACCCTTTGTCACCCCAAATCCTAGCATAAATAAGAGGAACACACACAACATGACATTAGAAAGATATCACACCACATAACAACTCAAAAATCATGAAAAGAGTTTCATCCTTATCTCTCATCGTCGCGATGGCTTCCTCCACTATCAATGCTGCTTCAAAAGACGATCAACTTTGTATTTAGTAGCGACAACTCTTCTGTTTTAATCCTTAATCAACACTAATGAATGTTGATGGAGTGATTCAAAACTTGGATGAAAAGTTTAGGGCATAGTTTGAGAGAGACGATACGTTTTGGAGCGAAACAGAGAGATGATTGTTATGTGAGGGAGGTGAGGCTTTGTAACGTTTGAAAATCTCTTCTGGGCACTAAACAATGACGTTTCAAGACTTGGAGAACATTGAATCAAAACTAAAACTGCGTCGTTTTGTTTGTGTGTCACGCTGGCAGTTAACAAGATACATCAACGAACGTTAGCCACCTCAGACGAAGGAGGTGATGAAATGACGAACGTGACTAGGTTGGTTATCTTTTGGGaacgaatttaattaattttattttttagggaCGAAAATAGAAATCGAAATATTTTTTAGAgatgattttgactattaactctttatattaataatatattataatttttatatgatagtttataataataatatgtactTTTATATATACATGTAACTTTTATTCATAtataattatgataaaaatatgtataatttatagttttttttatatacattataatttatttgtataaaattataatttatcattTTCGTTTCATTGATCATCTTGCCCCTGTTCGCCTGGGCTGTCAGCTGTTCTTCTCCGCTCGTCGCTTCTGTTTCTGGTGGTTCTTCTTTGTTGCGCTGGtgaattctttttccttttttctccaCTTATTCATCTTGCTTTGTTTGTGCTCTATATGCATGCGCCATTTACATTTGTATCACTTTGTTTTTCACCCAAATATTCGTTGATCAAAGGTTTAGGGTTTTGTAAATATTGTAAGGAAAATTATGCGTATTTTGTTCGCAGGTTCTTCTAGGGTTTACCTATGGGGGATAGTCAGTACTCATTCTCTCTCACCACATTTAGGTATGTTTATTACTGATTTTTTGTTGttcgtttttaaaattttttattttttgggttttatagttagttagttagttataacAGGAATGATTTTATGTCTCAACAATTGAGCTCATTGTGCTTGTGCTTTGGTGTTAATTGAAAACAGCCCTTCTGGGAAGCTTGTTCAGATTGAACATGCTCTCACAGCTGTTGGTTCTGGACAAACGTCTCTGGGAATTAAGGGTATTTTACTATCTCTGGCTCTGGATCTGTTTACTGATAGCATTGCTCAGGTTTTATTGGAACCTAAATTGCTGCTATTTGTTTTCTCTATCTTAAGTTAATGGGTGGGTGATTACTGATTACTGTGATAGTGGAAGCTAAATACTATACTTGTTCTGTTGTGGTAATATAGGATGCTAAACCAACCTGTGAGTTGAAATTAGATGCAACAATTTTAAACAATGTGACTTGAAAGGCTGTATATATTGGTAGGGAAGAAATCAGTGACTAAATTTGTGTGGGGCTTCTACTTATTTTTGGTATTAGGTTTTTATAAGAGCCACTGTAAAAGAAATTATACTCTTAAGAATCTGCGCTCTAGTTAGATGTTGGTGTATATTAGCTGAGCAGAAGGCAAAAGTTTATACAGTGTGTTCAGTATACGATGTTCATCTGTTGTAGAAAAGCTCCCTGTTCTTTATAAGACCATGTAAGTGGTTTTGGCAAAACAGTTCTTTTTGAAATGTAGAAATTTGTGGAATGAACAAGCTAGAAGTACAGATTCTTAGATTGCGTCCTCATGGTTAATCTTGTGTATCATAGTTCTAGAAATTAAGATTTTACTATAAATATCCATTGTCTATTTTGTTTGTGAATTGCTATCCATTGTTTCAATCAGTTATTATCTGATAATCTAATTCATTGGGCTATTTTGTCTGGAAGATTATTTCGATCACATGATATAACTGCTCTATAATGTAGTTTTTGTAATATGTAGTTGTGTTTCACTCTTGCAGCTGCAAATGGTGTAGTTATTGCAACAGAGAAGAAACTGCCGTCTATATTAGTTGATGAAGCATCAGTAAGTTTGTTATTTGTTAGAATTTCCCTCTTGTCGGCTATGCCTTGTGATTAGTGCttacatataatttttaattgatattCTCAAACTTAAGATATTAATTGCTAAGTGAATGATGTAAGCATATTTTGAGTGTCAAGGGAACATGCAAAAGTGTGGCCATTAATTTGCAatttaatcttagttctttgttctATCCCATTGCAGGTCCAGAAAATTCAGTTATTAACACCAAATATAGGGGTTGTATATAGGTTTGTTTCTTTCTATGTATTTAAATATTTCaaagttaaatatatttttatgatatcATTAATAATGTTTATCTGAAGTCTTCTTAACCATGAGAGGGCACTTAAGGTTTATGCGAGAGGGAACTGATGCAATTATTGTAGGGGAGAATATTTTGCATAGAATAGAATAATGCAAACTTACAAGCACATAGTGTGCATAGAGTAGAAACAAAGACATGGCATGCTTAATGGTTAAAACTGATTGCAAACTTGAAAAAATACTGTGTATCTCTGAAATCTGAATCAATGTTCATTGGGAGCCTACTTCCTATATTACTGATGTGAATGGACTGTATACTAAAAAGCATACAAGTAATCAAGCATCTGGCGAACTGATTATGGATTTTTGCGTTTGGAATTAAGTGAATTCTGATAAATAGATTCGCAGGCTCTTAGCATGCCTTTTTTATTGCATTTGAGCTCTTTGTAAATGGAAGTGGTTTTTTATCCTTAACTAGTCTGCAAGTATCTCGTCTTGACCTGAGTTATATTTTTTTGCTCAGTGGCATGGGTCCTGATTTTCGAGTCTTGGTTAGGAAAAGCAGGAAACAGGCGGAGCAGTATCACCGATTGTATAAAGTACAGTATATCTACATTTCCCCTTAcggtatctttttgtttcttgaatCTTGCTTCTGAGTTCTAGATAGATACACTTGACAAATCAGATTCAGATATACTATTGCCAgcttcattttgaatttttggattcTAAATAATTCTACTTTTGAAAGTTCTTATGATTTTTCGTACAAAGCAAGTTCATTATATTGTACTGAGTCATGCTAGATTgattatattttgtattattcTGTTCTTATAATAAGTAAAACGGAACAGtggattaatttaaattatatacctATGTCGTATACTGGAAGGGCAATATAAAGTGTATTATGATGAAAGGCTGTgttgaattaaaaaagaaatgacAAAGTCTATATAGgattacttttcctttattataaTGTGAATCATCAAGAGTTGCAATTAATATATAATGATGATGTGTAACTGCTTTTCCTGTGAAGGTGGGTTGTTTCGAATAGATTAGAATTAGATGTTCCTCACTGTTTGTCCTCTTTTCTGGAAAGTATCATTTACTTAAATATTAAGTATAATCAGAATTATGCACTTAATTTTTCCTAGTTCTTATATTTTTCTCTGTGTTTATGGTATTCTATTATGGATCTTTTGTATGATAAATATAATGGAAAATTGCAGGAACCAATCCCTGTCACTCAGCTTGTAAGGGAAGTTGCTGCTGTTATGCAGGAATTTACTCAGTCAGGGTAATTAAATTCTTTGCAAACCCTTTCTGATATGTTTGTTTCTTTAATTATCTACTCTATGATGCCCTTACCAGAACTTTCTAACTACTGAAACCATGTAATTTTCAACTTGAACCTCTGGGTAGTGTTCGGTAGCTGTATTGAGACAGAGATgttggggagaaaaagaaaaaggttctTGAGAGGGGGCAAAGGCACAATCTTAAATTTGTTCATGCATATGAACATCTTCTTACATAAGTTGTATACTTCCAAAATAGAGGGACGAGATTTCAAAAAAGAAGGGACATGAGAGATGCGTCTCTGCTGTTCTATTGTTTTCATCCATTATGTTCCAAAAACACTATCATAGTATTTATGGTTTTCAGTAGAGTTGCAATTGATTTGTTTTATCTCCATTCTTTTACTCCTTCACTATATTGAATTCTGATGTTTATGTTTTGTCCTAATAGTGGTGTTAGGCCATTTGGAGTGTCCCTACTAGTTGCTGGATTTGATGATAACGGGCCACAATTGTATCAGGTACGTTGATCTTCTTTTCGAGTTAAACTCTGGTAAATGAATATCACCTACAACCATGATTGCATTGTGTTGTCTCGCACGTGGATATGAAATAACCATGACTTACACATTTCTGAAGATAATGTAATCCATGAGATCCTTTAGTTTAGTtatctattaaaaatttaaaatagaaaagaaaagagcaTATAATTTGTTACAGTGTAACATTATCTTGCTTCTGGTTGAACTGGTTTTGGTTTGATTTATAGTAACAATTTGTGGAATATTTATGCAGTTTAAAATTTAAGTGGGTTTGCTAAAAATAGTCAGTTGTCTATTATGCTTTTCCATATTTGTGTGTTTAATAGGTTTTGTGCTGGGATATCGTTGTTTTTtactttgaaatttgaattttgtaaaaccaTTACTTTGGATCTGAGAGAGCTGAAGTTTGTGTTTGGTGCAATTTGCTTTTGTGCTGTAGGTGGATCCATCAGGTTCTTACTTTTCTTGGAAAGCTTCTGCTATGGGCAAAAATGTTTCTAATGCAAAGACTTTTCTTGAGAAGAGGTATGGTCACTTTGACTTTAACATCAATGACAATGTTAAGTGCAAAACATATATCCATAGCATCAGAAAGTATAATGGGATGTGTGCAGGTGTTGAACTATTGATAGCCGTTAAGATACTCGACTATCATCTAAGGCGAACTTGCAAATTCTTTAAATATGTCCAGGCTCAAGTGGACTTGAGGACTTGAAATGGCTAAAATTGATGCATTCAGAATGCATGCTTTGAAAAATTTTACATTATAAATATATACCATGTCTATTCTATGAGTTTAAAGTGGCATTTTTCTTTCCCCCCAAAGATTTGCTTTTGGTTTATGTTTCTTTGATGTCCATATCAGAGTCATTCTTTTATCCCCATTTCATTTCAGTGGTTCTTTTCATTCTCCACTTGCAGGTATACTGATGACATGGAACTTGATGATGCGGTCCACACGGCAATATTGACACTGAAGGAAGGGTAGGGTCATGTCCTTTCAAGTTTATGCACTAAATAAAATCATTAACCATCTGACTACCAAGAATCCCAAAATAAGTTTTGTTCACTTTCTTTCAGAGTTACGGATTTgtagaaggaaaagaaattaataGTATAGTACAATATTAAGGCTTCCTACATAGGCATTCACTTAAatagtattattattatctcTGCTAGGTTCTGTTGGTATAAGGGGCTTTGTATAATCTGAAACAGTTAATTTTTCATTGGTATTTTACAGGTTTGAGGGACAGATCTCGGGAAAGAACATTGAAATTGGCATAATTGGATCTGACAAAAAGTTCAGGTGGAAATCTCTTTCtgcaaaatttataataattcgTGTGCTTTGCTTCTTATCTAGTCTGAATGAATTTCTGTTTTGCTTTCTTCAAAACATTACACTACATGAACCTTGCTTCTGATTTTGTTGGATTGTACTTTCTGAATTAAAATAGGAATTCTTAGAAAACACAAAACAGTAAAAAATATTGTTCCTGTGGAACTTGGACACGAAGATTGAGGGCCGGTTTGGGAAGtttcaaaaataactttttttagctttttatgaaaagtagtattaatgtctggtacaattttcaaaaccaaattgcggctttctaagaagctatttaggagcttatacagaagttaaaaaaaatgatttttctcatactactactttttatcgtatttctataaaataagtacttttaaagCTAAAaacccaaacacaaaataacttatctataagctacttttaatataaatttattatttaagttattttttcaaaaggagcttaattaaACTGTTTCTCCAAACTGGGCCTGAATAAGCACAACTGCACAAGCTACTTCAAATCATGCTTACACGTAAATGGGTGACTTAATAGGTTGTTAATTTTGTTGCAGGGTATTGACCCCAGCTGAAATTGATGATTACTTGGGTGAAGTAGAATAATCTTGAGAAATGGAGCAATCTTTCTTGTAAGAGTGTTTGTTTGAAGGTTTATTTAGTTGAATGTTAAGGTGGATAGAGCTGTGAAACGAGGATTTgttattaaaaagaaatttagtattaaaaaaatagtagtagcttttgagattttttatttaaatatataatttcttaatttgaattaaactaaAGGCTAaactcttaattttatttttttaaaattgaataaaccaattcacttcaaataaaaaaattatattcttcATATCGGATTGATTTTCCTTAGAAGATCGATTCACATCGTGAacgtttcttttctctttttcgtaATTGCCATCTTGTTGCATCAACAAATGAGAATCATTTTTCAAGTCAATTTGAATAAggtctataattttatttaaaataaaatcctGAATTTAAgcatattttatatatgtttaattatatattatgatatcaataaaaataattatattaatagtcatctaaaaatttgaatttaattagaaGATTTTGTAAAACACTTCACAATGAAATTAAACTCCAATAAATATACTAACAAAAGCATTGAAAATTTTGTACGTTTAATTTTGTATGAATGGCTAAATTTTTTTATGACGGtggtttattaaaaatataacagaAGTAAAGAGATTGGAAGGAGCCAGCCATAATTAATCATAGACAAGTAAACTAAAATCTGTGAACCTGCTTTGATTGCTAAGAAGCCCGTGAAGACAACGACTTGTTGGAAGTGGACAActacaaaattaaattattattccgTTTCCGACATAAACTCACCCATTTCATGCCATTCCTTTATCTCCTACTCCTAAGATGTCTGTATTTGGTTTtgtcttattttctattttataatttCTTTAAAAAGGATAGGGGCATCCTACCTACGGTATGCAAGTTATTAGAAACAAAGGGTTTAATACTTTAATTGAGGTTTGAACTCAACATTTCAATCAATTGAAAGCACCCAACTACTAAACtagtcaatatatatatatatatatattaatacaaactattaaaattatctactcaattttattatatttgtttatttgtaaAGCTTTATGGGCAGAAgattaaaaaaaagacaaaaaatatttttattatgttgttttaaataaaaaaattaactcaaaataaaaataggaaacaGCCAAACAGGCCAAAATCCCTA is a window encoding:
- the LOC112784713 gene encoding proteasome subunit alpha type-2-A: MGDSQYSFSLTTFSPSGKLVQIEHALTAVGSGQTSLGIKAANGVVIATEKKLPSILVDEASVQKIQLLTPNIGVVYSGMGPDFRVLVRKSRKQAEQYHRLYKEPIPVTQLVREVAAVMQEFTQSGGVRPFGVSLLVAGFDDNGPQLYQVDPSGSYFSWKASAMGKNVSNAKTFLEKRYTDDMELDDAVHTAILTLKEGFEGQISGKNIEIGIIGSDKKFRVLTPAEIDDYLGEVE